agatctaAACAAATcatgttgatatattttaaatttaaaggcaCTTTTTAGGTCAtactaaaactagaaaaatcaactTGTATTTCATTTATCTTGAAATATCAAgatttttatgcatttattaatttatatagtgttgttttggtttatttagAGATTCAATAAGTCTTGGAATATACAATTTTTCTTAAGTAGTCATCTCCCATTACTCACAAATCCATTGAatttgctttattattattttttattcacatgCCAATAACTTTCTGAATGAGCTAGACAACGTATAGATTAAACTTAACATAATACTCTGagcacacaaaataaaaaaatagttggaaTCCTGGAAGAAGCATCCATGGAGGTCGAGTGCTTGtccatagaaaaataaaaataaaaataaaaacagggcATCCTTTTCACGTGGGGATtgcatcaatttatttatttacttaatacAAGTCACCGCAGACAAGAAGTTCAAATTTATCtatcaataattaaaaggaatggaggagaagagaatgATTGACACTGCTGTACTAATAGTTATTgaaatgcttcttctttttttggaattatatgagaataatattttatttatttttaaaattttatttttaatattagcatattaaaataatttaaaatttaaaaaaataataatttaaaatttaaaaaaatataaaaaataattgttttgaaaagCGGAACTCgaaatgaaagaaagatgaGGCACATGGTCTTGGGGCCTGGACCCTGTCTAAAGGACAGATCGAACTCATTATTTTGCTTGCAGGGTTGTTGGGGTCCTCGAAAGGACAGATCAAGCGGCAATTATTTCTTCACAGcgattgtgtttatttttatgttttaaaaatatttaaaaaaatttaattttttttaatttaatatatttttagtgtttttgtatcattttaatacgctgatattaaaaataatttttaaaaaataaaaaaaattattttaatatatttttaaataaaataaattttaaaaaacaatcacaaaaatactatcaaataaaaaaaactattgtattTTAATTGGTTAATATGGGACTATGTTTTATCTTCAATAAAATCGAGTTTGGTGAAATGCGTGtctgatgttttttaattaaaattatatttttttatttttaatattaatatttgaaaattatacaaaaacttctaaaaatcttaatttaatattgttttggatgaaatgcaatttcaaaacattttaaaaattataaaacgaAAATAAACACTAGCTTAAAAATATACTGTACCTGTTTTGGATAAAAAGGCAAGAGAGTATTCATTGATGCTACCAACCACTAAAAGTTTGCCGTCATGgagttttttacttttctttttctttttcttttttcatcgtTTAGCttagtataatatatatatatatatgttgatttaaGTTGGTTTTGACTTTTGACTGATTGATTATAACATGTTAGGTTAAGAATAACTTATATCTgtcatgaattatttataaaaggCAGCTTTTGATGTTTGATTCAAgagttaaaaatcaaaatttaaaaataatgcaaacGATTTCTAAAATTCCTCCATCTGAACCGACTTTGAGCAAGAATTATGTTTGAATTCGCACcggaacaattaaaaaaaataaaaatcatgatctatcaaaagaaaaatgccctgaaaagaaaaaagaaaaaaaggcacaACAGAGTTGGTAAGTTTGTCGAGTAGACTCTGTAAACATATGCTATCTATACTCTACATTCTTTCAAGATATACAAAATAATACAACGAATATCTCACAAAACTCCCCAAAAAAGCATTGTTGCTCCCATTGATACTATTAAATACAACTGTGTTCAGAAATTtactaaaaatgataaatattccCAGTCACTACAGCAAATCtcacctttatttttaaatctcccGAGAAAAACAATCCAACCCTTCATATATTATTAACGAATCtcatctcaaaaaataaaaacaaaactctttAATCTTACCCTTTCAATACAAGTTAAAAACCTGTTCTTTTAAGCAGATTtgttcttaaatttaatttaagaatcGATCTAGGATAAAAACTGGATTGAATTATAAGTCAGGAGGCTAACccaaattgattaattttttaaaaatattaaaataatattatttttttaaaaataaaattaatggatTTGAACCATATTTAACTATAATGGTCAGGTTACAGGTTAACTAAGGTCTTTAATTATGTTAAACTGTACAATttcttcccttatttttttttactataccGGATTTTAAGTACTTGAAATTTAAGTATATATAAGAATAagttatatatcaattaaataataataataataataatacaaggaTGAGAGAGGCAGGGGGTAGGTGAAAGACTGCTCTTCTCTTTTCCCCTATAAAACCCCCAATGCCCCCTTCTATTTTTCTCAGCTTGACGTTCCCTTCTAAAGAGAACAACAAGCTTAAACCTCTCTAACcccaacagaaaaaaaattaaaaattaatcctaACACCCTTCTTTCTGTAATCTCCATTCCCgattttttagagagaaattCACTATGCAATCGCTTTCTACTCCGTCTCCGATCAAGTCCTTGATCCGGCCACGTCCTCGAGTCACCCGAGCGAGTCCCAACAAACTCGTTCTCCAATGCATCTACCGTTCCGACTCGGTTTCTTTCCCGAACGGTGTCGGTTCGAACCGAGCCGATTGGCAAAGTTCTTGTGCTATATTGGCAAGCAAAGTGGTAGCTCAACAACAGCCAATAGATAAATCTATTAGTGCTGGCGATTCTGGCGGAGTAGCAGATCATGTGGCCGCTGTTAACGGCCACAAGACATCCGTGGACTTAAATCTAGTCCCGATAGAAAAAGCCACATCGAACTCGAACAACAGCAGCATTAAACCTCATCAGCCACAAAAAGCGTTAACGATAAGTGACTTATGTCCTGCCCCTATGCACGGGTCACAACTCCGAGTCGCGTATCAAGGAGTTCCCGGCGCGTACTCTGAAGCTGCTGCTGGAAAAGCCTATCCCAACTGTGAAGCGATTCCTTGTGACCAGTTTGAGGTTGCTTTTCAAGCTGTTGAGCTTTGGATTGCCGATCGCGCTGTTTTACCTGTCGAGAATTCTCTCGGTGGATCCATTCATCGGAATTATGACCTCCTCCTCCGTCACCGCCTCCATATCGTTGGTGAAGTTCAGTTACCGGTCCACCACTGCCTTCTTGCCCTTCCTGGAGTCCGGAAGGAGTATGTTAACCGAGTTATTTCGCACCCACAAGCTCTCGCTCAATGCGAATTAACTCTCACCAAACTCGGTCTCCAGGCGGTGCGTGAAGCAGTAGACGACACAGCTGGTGCTGCAGAGTATATCGCGGCCAACAACCTCCGTGACACAGCTGCGATTGCGAGTGCACGCGCGGCAGAGCTTTATGGGATGCAGGTACTTGCTGATGGGATCCAGGATGATTCAAGCAATGTCACGCGCTTTGTGATGTTGGCGCGTGAACCGATTATACCGAGAACGGACAGGCCATTCAGGACAAGTATTGTGTTTGCTCATGATAAAGGAACGAGTGTGCTGTTTAAGGTGCTTTCAGCCTTTGCGTTTAGGAATATAAGTTTGACGAAGATTGAATCAAGGCCGCACAGGAACCGTCCGATTAGGCTGGTTGATGATGCAAATGTGGGGACAGCAAAGCATTTCGAGTACatgttttatgttgattttgaagCCTCGATGGCTGAGGTTAGAGCTCAGAATGCATTGGCTGAAGTTCAAGAATTCACATCTTTCCTGAGGGTGTTAGGGAGCTATCCAATGGACATGACACCGTGGTGTCCATCAAGAGAAGACGACAATGACGATGGTGGTAACGAGAAAAACCCATTttaattacaagtttttttttataaagaaaccCTTTAAAAAGTGTTGTTATTTGCACAGAAATGAgggtttaatttagtttttctttttttctttgtgggGAATTTTTAATTCGACCATGAACAAGGAAATTGTAATGTTATTATTGATGCTGTTTGTTACTGTTGAGGTAAATACTTTTATTGCAATAGTTCTGTTTTGTGACTTGTAATTTTGGCAAATACtagttatctttttaattttctgattAAGTGTTTTGTGGCTGGAAATAATTAACCAcaaagctagaaaaaaaaaatcagttattttatttttacctggGCGAGTGCTGCAATGTTTCAATCAGGGAATGGTCATTTCTACCACGACGTGGGTGAAAGTGAAACTCAAGTTCAGGTgaaatctctcttttttactGCATGGGGGTTGTTGGGATCAATCAGGATTTTGTTGATTCTCCAAAGAGATGCAAAATTAGTTTATGGttctttcataaataaataaaaatattaatttaataggaTTTGGATTCACTTAACCTGATAATTTAACACGTCATGATGGCATTTAGGGcagctaatttatttttacaagtcaTGATGGAATTTAGGACAACTTGATcttaattcttcaaaaattctgctcggttaaatttaaataattgcccgtaaaaacaatcattatagGTTGGGTACCGGCACTCCAcggtatttatttctttttttagtattcTGTAAAGCAAAACGTGCTTTTACCACAATTTGTAGATTCTTTTTAAAAGACTCCGATTCTGTGACTGGGCAGGTTTTGTCACGTAGTATTTGAATATTAATCTTTGAAAGCAGCGCGGACATGCCCTGCCAAAATGTAGGTGGCTGATCCCTGGCAGTAGGGAAAGTGAAATACCCCATCCCATGTAGCTGCTGTCACAGAGATTTGAACTGGTAATCTGacggccaatatttcaaaatgattttttttttccttctaaatgctttttttttcttaatttggattttttttttgtaatgctttGTTCAACTGTAATACGCTGTTCTAATGGGACGTCTGGTACCGTAAtagtagtaattttttaaattattttttaaaatatattaaaatatttttttaaaaaaataaatttatttttaat
This region of Populus trichocarpa isolate Nisqually-1 chromosome 9, P.trichocarpa_v4.1, whole genome shotgun sequence genomic DNA includes:
- the LOC7478621 gene encoding arogenate dehydratase 3, with product MQSLSTPSPIKSLIRPRPRVTRASPNKLVLQCIYRSDSVSFPNGVGSNRADWQSSCAILASKVVAQQQPIDKSISAGDSGGVADHVAAVNGHKTSVDLNLVPIEKATSNSNNSSIKPHQPQKALTISDLCPAPMHGSQLRVAYQGVPGAYSEAAAGKAYPNCEAIPCDQFEVAFQAVELWIADRAVLPVENSLGGSIHRNYDLLLRHRLHIVGEVQLPVHHCLLALPGVRKEYVNRVISHPQALAQCELTLTKLGLQAVREAVDDTAGAAEYIAANNLRDTAAIASARAAELYGMQVLADGIQDDSSNVTRFVMLAREPIIPRTDRPFRTSIVFAHDKGTSVLFKVLSAFAFRNISLTKIESRPHRNRPIRLVDDANVGTAKHFEYMFYVDFEASMAEVRAQNALAEVQEFTSFLRVLGSYPMDMTPWCPSREDDNDDGGNEKNPF